One Aphelocoma coerulescens isolate FSJ_1873_10779 chromosome 5, UR_Acoe_1.0, whole genome shotgun sequence DNA segment encodes these proteins:
- the CHRM5 gene encoding muscarinic acetylcholine receptor M5 → MEVNLLSNSTVVNSSSINHKQLEGHSLWEVITIATVTAIVSLITIVGNILVMISFKVNSQLKTVNNYYLLSLACADLIIGIFSMNLYTSYILIGHWTLGSLACDLWLALDYVASNASVMNLLVISFDRYFSITRPLTYRAKRTPKRAGIMIGMAWLISFMLWAPVILCWQYFVGERTVPPEECQIQFLYEPIITFGTAIAAFYIPVSVMTILYCRIYKETEKRTKDLAELQGSESVAEFETIKPQKTLLKSCFSCKQQNLVKRERCQASWSSSSRSTSATVKASQAASTCMDWAKADQLTTCSSYASSEDEDKLATDSVFQVTYKSPSKSKAEEYNETTDVVVKDQPEENDFENQKYFLSPAKEHVQKNKKCVAYKFRLVVKADGTQEANNGCRKVKISPCSAALSKDPSIKSMDPNINNQITKRKRMVLIKERKAAQTLSAILLAFIITWTPYNIMVLISTFCSDCIPVTLWHLGYWLCYVNSTVNPICYALCNKTFRKTFKMLLFCQWKKKKVEEKLYWQGNTRLP, encoded by the coding sequence ATGGAAGTCAATTTATTGAGCAATTCTACTGTTGTAAACAGTTCATCCATTAACCATAAGCAGTTAGAAGGGCATAGCCTCTGGGAAGTCATTACTATTGCCACTGTAACTGCAATTGTAAGCTTAATAACCATAGTGGGAAATATTCTTGTAATGATATCCTTCAAGGTCAACAGTCAGCTCAAAACTGTCAACAATTATTACTTGCTCAGCCTTGCCTGTGCAGATCTCATCATTGGGATATTTTCTATGAACCTTTATACATCCTATATACTCATAGGCCATTGGACTCTTGGAAGCCTTGCCTGTGACCTGTGGCTAGCACTGGACTACGTAGCTAGCAATGCCTCAGTAATGAATCTCCTAGTCATCAGTTTTGACAGATATTTTTCCATCACAAGGCCTTTAACTTACAGGGCCAAACGCACACCCAAAAGAGCTGGCATCATGATTGGTATGGCTTGGCTAATTTCCTTCATGTTGTGGGCACCCGTAATCTTGTGCTGGCAGTATTTTGTGGGTGAACGAACAGTACCGCCTGAAGAGTGCCAGATACAGTTTCTATATGAACCCATTATCACCTTTGGTACTGCAATTGCTGCTTTTTACATTCCAGTATCTGTGATGACCATTCTGTACTGCCGCATTTataaagagacagaaaaacgCACCAAGGACCTCGCTGAACTGCAGGGCTCAGAGTCTGTGGCAGAGTTTGAGACAATAAAGCCTCAGAAAACTCTCCTGAAGTCTTGCTTCAGTTGCAAGCAACAAAACTTAGTCAAAAGAGAGAGGTGTCAGGCTTCTTGGTCTTCATCTAGTCGAAGTACATCAGCTACAGTGAAGGCCTCTCAGGCAGCGAGTACTTGTATGGACTGGGCTAAGGCTGACCAGTTAACCACCTGCAGCAGCTACGCATCGTCAGAAGATGAGGATAAACTTGCCACTGACTCGGTTTTCCAAGTAACTTACAAAAGCCCATCTAAAAGTAAGGCAGAAGAGTATAATGAGACTACAGATGTTGTTGTCAAAGACCAACCTGAAGAAAATGATTTTGAGAACCAGAAATACTTTTTGTCACCTGCCAAAGAACatgtacagaaaaataaaaaatgtgtggCCTACAAATTCCGTTTGGTGGTTAAGGCTGATGGCACCCAGGAAGCCAACAATGGTTGCcgaaaagtaaaaataagtccttgctctgctgctctgtcaAAGGACCCTTCCATCAAAAGCATGGATCCAAATATAAATAACCAAATCACTAAAAGGAAACGGATGGTTCTTATAAAGGAGCGCAAAGCGGCACAGACTTTAAGTGCCATTCTTTTGGCTTTTATCATCACATGGACTCCCTATAATATCATGGTTTTGATCTCCACATTTTGCTCTGACTGCATTCCCGTGACACTATGGCACCTTGGATATTGGCTATGCTATGTGAACAGCACTGTTAACCCCATTTGTTACGCCCTCTGTAATAAAACTTTCAGGAAGACTTTTAAGATGCTGCTGTTCTGccagtggaaaaagaaaaaagtggaaGAGAAACTATACTGGCAGGGCAATACAAGACTGCCATAA